The genomic segment AGACTATATTTTCACACATACCCATTTTTGCATAGTCGTGCAGATATTCAAGCATCATCGCTCCATATTTTTTGCCTCTATACTTCTCGTCCGTAACCAAATCAAAAACAAACAGATGTCTTTTGTGGTAAAGATTTGTTTGAATTGCAATACCGGCATAGGCAATTAGCATCTCTTTATCTATTATGCCTATCATTTTATATTCACTTTTTCTCATCTCATATATCAAATCTTCAAATTCGTCATATGTTAATGTCGTACGAAGCTGAGAAACCACTTCATAAACCATTAAAAGCTCTTTTAAATCCAACTCTCTAATCTGCATAGTATCAACCGTTATTTAATTGCAAAATATTATAATAATTTTAGTTACAATGCTCATAAATTTTTTTAAAGTGAGGCTTTATGTCTATAAAAAATTTCGAAGTAATTATTATCGGAGCCGGAGTGTCCGGTACGGCACTCGCATACGAACTTGCAAGATATACCGATATCAAATCAATCGGAATAATTGAAAAATATGAAGATATTGCCACACTGAACTCATCTGCGACAAGCAACTCCCAAACCATACATGTCGGTGATATAGAAACTAACTACACTATACAAAAAGCGGCTATTACAAAGCGAACTGCAAAAATGGTTGAGAAATATTGCCTGCAGCACAACTATCAAAACGAAATAATATTTTCACATCAAAAAATGGCTTTAGGCGTCGGCAAAGAAGAAGTTGAATTTTTACTCCACCGCTATGAAGAGTTTTCTGAACTCTTCCCTTATTTGGAAGTATGGAACAAAGAGAAGTTAAAAGAGCTAGAACCGCGTGTCGTATTTGATGAAAACGGCAATGAGAGAAAAGAGGAAATCGTCGGAATAGGCACAAGGGGGCAATGGACTACCGTTGATTATAAAAAATTGTCAAAATCATTTATAGAAAATGCAAAGAAAGAGGAAGGTATCAGCGTTGAACTCTTTTTAAACAGTAAAGTTGAAGAGATTAAAAAAAGCAAAAAACGAGGATATGTAGTTAAAACCGAAGATAAAAGATTTTATGCCGATTTTGTCGTTGTAGATGCAGGGGCGCACTCTCTGTTTTTAGCTCACAAAATGGGATTTGGTCTAAATCTCGGCTGCTTGCCCGTGGCAGGAAGTTTTTATATGACAAACGAAAAAATGTTAAACGGCAAGGTTTATATGATTCAAAATCCTAAACTTCCCTTTGCGGCTCTTCACGGCGACCCCGATATACTTGCAGGCGGGAACACCCGTTTTGGTCCGACTGCACTAATCTTGCCTAAACTGGAGCGATACAAAAGCGGTACCTATATGGACTTTATAAAAACGCTTAGATTTGATAAAAATATTGCTATTGCTTTGTGGAAACTTTTAAAAGAGAGTGATATACGCAACTATATTTTTAGAAATTTTCTCTTTGAAATCCCTTTTATAAATAAATATTTTTTTTTAAAAGATGCTAGAAAAATCGTTCCCTCACTAAAAGCAGACGAGTTCAAATATGCCGAGGGTTTTGGCGGCATCCGACCTCAAGTACTCAACAAAGATGAACAAAAACTTCTGCTTGGCGAGGCGTCCATATACACCGGCGAAGGAGTAATCTTTAATATGACACCCTCCCCCGGAGCAACATCATGCTTGGGAAATGCAGAGCGAGACTTAAAATATATAGTAAAATATCTTGGCAAAAATTTTAATGAAGAAAAATTTAAAGATGAACTAACGGATGGCGAATATTGTGCACTTCCGCAACCGATAGCATCGCAAAAAGCTGTAGTAAATCTAATCAGAGCAGAAATACAAAAAACTCAAGAGAAATTTTTTCAAGAGTTACATATAGGCAAACCCGATGCCGATTTTTGGGATAAACCGCATAGTAAAATATAATGCTTTTTTAAACAACAATTAGATACAATCGCAAAAAATAATAGATGCCTTAAAATTGTATCTAATTGAGAGATAAAACAATGGTAACAGTACAAAATTTAGTTATGCGCTACGGAAATAGAGTTCTATTTCAAGACATAAACCTTAAACTTGACCGTCATAAAAGATATGGTCTTATCGGTGCAAACGGTGCCGGAAAAACAACATTTTTAAAAATACTCAGCGGTCAGATAAAAGAGTATGAGGGTGAAATAATTATCCCAAAAACAAATAAAGTCGGTGTTTTAGGGCAAAATCAATATGCCTATGAAGATTTTACGATTGCCGATGCCGTTTTATACGGAAACAAAAGACTCTATGATGCAATTAAAGAAAAAGAAGAAATCTATGCAACGGGTGATTTTGAAGACGATGCGGTAAATGACCGTCTTGCAGAGCTGGAAGTTATCTGTGTTGAAGAAGATCCTACTTACGAGTATGATGTAAATATTGCAAAAATTCTAGAAAATGTAGGTATTCCTGCAAGCAAGCATAACGACCTTATGAGTACGCTTGACAGTGCCGATAAATTTAAAGTTCTTTTAGCGCAAGTTTTATACCCGAAGCCTGATGTTCTATTTTTAGATGAGCCTACAAACAACCTTGATATCCAAACTATCAGCTGGTTAGAGCATGAGCTTCAACGCCATGAAGGTACGATGGTAGTAATTTCACACGATAGACACTTCCTAAATTCGGTAGTTACGAATATTTTGGATGTCGATTATCAAAAAATCCGCGAGTTTACGGGTAACTATGATGATTGGTATATTGCCGCAAATGTTATAGCAAAGCAGCAAGAGCTAAATAACGCTAAAAAAGAGAAAGAAAAAGAGCAGTTGGAGGCTTTCGTTCGCCGCTTTAGCGCAAATGCTTCAAAAGCAAAACAGGCAACTTCAAGACAAAAACAGCTTGACAAACTTGTTATTGATGATATAAAACCATCTTCAAGAAGAGACCCGAGTATAGTATTTAAACCAAAGAGAGTTATGGGGGATGAGGCATTAAATATCATCAACATAAACCACTCTTACGGCGATAATGAAGTTTTAAAAAATATAAGTTTAAAATTTGAGCCGGATGAAAAAGTTGCGCTAATCGGTCCAAACGGTGCCGGTAAAACAACACTTTTAAAAATAATCATGGAAGAGATGAAGCCCTCTAGCGGAGAGATTCATTGGGGAGCAACTATTGAAAACAGTTACTTCCCGCAAGATACGGCAGATATCATCAAAGGTGAAGGAACTCTATACGACTGGCTTAGAGGATTTGACCCAAAACGCGATATTGCTGAGATAAGAAACTGTCTGGGAAGAATGCTTTTTAGCGGCGAACAGCAAGAAAAATCGGTCGTTAGCATTTCAGGCGGTGAAAAACATAGGATGATGCTAAGTAAAATGATGCTTGAGGGCGGAAACTTTTTAGTTTTAGATGAACCGTCAAACCACCTTGACCTTGAAGCAATCGTAGCTTTGGGCGAAGCTCTTTACAATTTTAAAGGCAATGTTATCTGTGTATCGCATGACCGTGAGCTTTTAGATGCATTTGCAAACCGTGTTATAGAACTTAGAGCAGACGGCACCTATGTAGACTTCAAAGGCTCTTACGAAGAGTTTGCAGAAGCTAAAGAAAATGGACAAATATAAAGATTTTTTAGGGCTTGGAATTGCAGGCAACTTTGCTCTGCATCTTGCCCAAGCCGGCGAAGAAGAAGATTTTAAAGAGATTATCACCGCCGATGAAGCGGCTCCAAAAGGGATGTTTCCTTTTTATCTGCCTAAGCATGTCCAAGAAGCAAAAGATATTTTAAACACCTGCCCTCTTTCAAACTCAGCTATCAAACTGCCTCCTCAAGATGTCAATGTTCAAGCTGAACCGGAAGTTGCACTTCTGTGCGATTTTGTGTATGAAAACAACAGACTATCAAAAATAATACCGACTTATTTTGGAGCATATAACGACTGTTCTATAAGAGTTGCGGGAGCCAGTAAAATCAGCGATAAAAAAAACTGGGGCGAAAATTCTAAAGGAGTGAGCGAAAAGCTCATCCAAATAGACAGGTTTGACAGCGGCGGGATTATGGATAGTTACTCGATATGCAGTTTTTTAAAAAGAGATAATGAAATCCATGCTTACGGGGAGGATGTAGAACTTGGCGGCTACAGTTACTTCTACGAAAAACTTCTTGATTGGATGGTTAATCAGATAAACACCCAAGAAAATTTCGGACCTCTTGAGCCTCTTGGCGAATACATTTTTAGATGTGAAAATCCGACAAAAGCCATCATCAGCATAGGTGCTACTAGATATACTCACTACGGCGAAACCACATTCCTAAAAGAGGGCGATGAAATAATTATAGCAGTCTATAACAGAACAAAGACAACATCACAAAATATCTTAGAGAGCATAAAGAATGATAGTTATAACCTCTTGGATGCAAGTATTTTAAGACAAAAAGTTCTCTAATGAGCAGAGGCAAAAAACTAGATATTTTTATCGGCGCCGAGATAGAAGATGGATGGGCAAAAGTTGAATCACCTAGAAAAACGGATGTACAAGACGAGATTTTAGAGCCACAAAAGCACTTTTTGGTTTTTAAAAAAGAAAAAAGAAGAGGAAAAACAGTAACTCTTGTCGGCGAATTTCATCTTAGCCAAAATGATTCGGAAACGATATTAAAAAGTTTGAAAAAAAAGCTCGGTTGCGGAGGCACTCTTAAAGACGGATGGATGGAGTTTCAGGGCGAACTAAAAGATAAGCTTAGAGTTTTGCTTGTTGAGAGTGGTTTTAGATTTAAACACGGACATTGATTTTAGTATATAATACCGCTAGAAACCTAATTGAACTCTCTGAATAATTATGTTTTTAGATTGCCACGCTTCTAAAGAAGCTCGCAATGACCGTCATGTGCCAAGGAGCTTGCGACGAAGCAATCTATATTTAATCAGAGTATTCAATTAAATAAAGGGAACTTAATGCCGTATGTTAAAGAAGTTTTAGATTATTTAAGAAGAACAAGCCCTGCTCAAAACGAGTTTTATCAAGCTGCCGAGGAAGTGCTAGAGTCACTGAAACCTTTAATACGGCAATACCCCAAATATGCAAAATACAAAATCATAGAGAGAATCGTAGAGCCTGAACGACAGATACTCTTTAGAGTAAACTGGCTTGACGACAAAGGCGAGATTCAAGTAAACAAAGGGTACAGAATCGAGTTTAACTCTGCTCTTGGACCATACAAAGGCGGTTTAAGATTTCATCCTAGCGTAAATGCGGGGGTTATCAAGTTTTTAGGATTTGAGCAGATTTTCAAAAACTCTCTGACGGGACTTCAAATCGGCGGTGCAAAAGGCGGAAGCGATTTTGATCCAAAAGGCAAATCCGACAACGAAATTATGAAATTTTGCCAAGCGTTTATTAGTGAGCTATATAGACACATCGGAGCGACTACGGATGTTCCAGCGGGCGACATCGGGGTCGGCGCAAGAGAGATAGGCTATATGTTTGGGATGTACAAAAAACTCTCAAACAGATATGAGGGCGTCTTTACAGGCAAGTCCTTAAAATGGGGCGGCTCTTTGGCTAGAACTGAAGCTACTGGATACGGAGTCGTCTATTTTGCAAAATATATGCTTGAAGATAGAGGTAAAAGTTTAGAAGGCAAAAAATGTGTAGTTTCAGGAAGCGGAAATGTTGCGCTGCATACAATCGAAAAACTTTACCATCTCGGCGCACTTCCTGTAACATGCAGTGACTCCGGCGGTATGATTTATGATGAAAATGGTGTTGATTTAGAACTTCTAAAAGAGATAAAAGAGGTTAAAAGAGAAAGACTCAGCGAATATATAAAATATAAACCCAATGCAAAATATACTCCGGTTGAAAGGTATCCGATTGGTTGTAACGGTGTTTATACGATTGAGTGTTTTGCGGCTTTTCCGTGCGCTACACAAAACGAGCTAAACTTAAATGACGCAAAAAATCTTCTTGCAAACGGCTGCCTTTGCTTAACAGAGGGTGCAAATATGCCCTCAACAAATGAGGCTGTCAATCTTTTTGTTGAATCTAAAATCTGCTACGGACCGGGAAAAGCCGCAAATGCAGGCGGCGTTGCAACAAGTCAGCTTGAGATGGCACAAAACGCTTCTATGACTAGTTGGAGCTTTGAAGATGTTGATGCCAAACTATCTAAAATAATGAAAAACATCTATGTAAATGCGAGTCAAACGGCGGCAGAATTCGGTGAGCCTGCCAACTTGGTTTTGGGTGCGAATATTGCAGGATTTAGAAAAGTAGCGGACGCTATGATAGAGCAAGGATTAGTTTAAAAATCTATGCGCTCTCTTCTTCCACTATTTGTGGAGTTGCCGTGCTAACATTTGTAGTTATGTCGTATCTATCTCTTCCGCTCTCTTTCGCACTATATAACATCTCATCGGCGCGGCTTATCAGCACCTCTTCATCAAGTGCTTCGTCGGCTATACAACAAGCTACACCGATTGAGATTGTCAAAAATTTATTAGCTTTAGAACCTTTATGCTCTATCTTGCTCTCTCTTACCAAATCACAAATATTGCCGGCAATCATCACGCTATCCGATTCCGATGTTTCACTAAGCAATATTCCAAACTCCTCTCCGCCAAGCCGAAATATAAAATCACTCGGACGATTAAGTGCATCTTTTAAAACCTTTGCAACGCTCTTAAGAGCTTTATCTCCCTCTAAATGCCCGTATGTATCGTTATACTGCTTAAAATAGTCGATATCAAGCATTATAAAAGTTATATAACTGTGAGTTCTTTTTGCTCTTCTTATCTCTCTGTCATAGACGAGATTAAAATATCTTCTGTTGTACAGTCCGGTTAAAGAGTCCGTATATGAGGCATTTTCTAACTTTTTATTTGCTATTTTTAATTTTTTCGTGGTTATCTCAAGAGTTGTCTGATCATTTTTAATACTCTTAAATACATAATATGAAATTATCATAACACCAAAGATTACAATAATCAATACGGCACCAACCTTTAACAAAATAGAGTTATATAAGTTTAAAAAGTTTTTTCGCTCATACTGGGCAATATCTATTTCATAATCAATTAATTTGCTTACTACACTGTAAATATGCGTAATTTTTTTTTCAACATTACTCATCGACAAATCTTTTACATTGTAGCCGTCTTCAATGCCTTTTAATATGTTGAGAAAATATTCGTTTGTTGTTTTAATTTCTGCTGCCGTATACTCTACATACGGGAACTCTTCATATCTTTTAAAATGATATTCATAGTTTTTCCACTCTTTCTCAATAGTTTTTACTGAAAATTTTATTTGTAATTTTACTTCGTCGGGAGTAATTTCAGAATTTTTGGCTTTATAAAGGGTATTTGCTAAATTTCCACGATAGGATTGAAGAATTTTATTGAGTTCTATAACCGGAACTAAAGAGCCAAAATATAGTGAATCCAGATTTTTTTTCATAGAGTTTAAATTTATTGCACCCATAACCCCTATAATAACAAGTCCGATAGTTACGATTATAAATATAAATAAAAGTTTGCTCTTTAGCTTTAAAGCCTCTATAAAATTCATCTAACTCCCTAAAATACATCCTAAAACTAAAGCAAACACTATGCCAAATATAAAAAATCATTTTTAAAAAAAGTATCTTTTATGATAAAATACACCATTATGAATGAAAAATTAAATTTTATAAAACAACTATCTTTTTTTAACTCCCTCGATAGTGAGAAATTAAATCTTATAAATAGCATGTCAAAAATAATCACTTATCCGAAAAACTCGATACTTTATTATGAAAATGACATAAATAATAAAATCTTTTTTTTAGTATCGGGGCTTTTAAAGGTATATAAGATAGATAAATTTGAAAATGAAATTTTTCTCTACTATATACATAAAAACTCTCTTATTTCCGAGCTCACTACACTTGATAACGATACCATACGCTGCTTTGCAAATGCCGAGTTTATGGAAGAGAGCGTTGTTTTAGAGGTTGATTTTTCAGAGTTTAAAGCAGAATTTTTATCCAAAAATATATTAAATAATGAGTTTATAAACGAGATACTGCTAAAAACCCAGCAGCTTCATTGCGTCGTAAACAGAGAGTTAGTTTTTGATGCAACTGCAAAAGTTGCTTTTTCTTTATGTGATGACTTGGATATGTTTAACTCTCTTAAAAGACATGAAGTCTCTTTTATGCTCCACATTCAGCCCGAAACTCTATCTAGAGTTTTAAATAAACTAAAAAGAAGCGCCATAATTGATATTGAAAATTCTAATATCGTAATCCTAAACAAAAAAATGCTACAAAATATATACAGAGGCGATGCATAATGATAAAATCAAACAAAATAAGTACAAAAATCAAACTCATAGGTGCATTGCTAATATTTTTAATGGCAAGCGTAATAGCAACTACCATATATCTAAATCAACAAAATATCAAAGATGCTCTGCTTATAAACATAGCGGGTAAACAAAGAATGTTAACTCAAAAAATAGTAAAAAACATCTTCTACACACACTATAACTCCTTAAAAGATTTTCATGAAGTAGATGAAGCGTGTAATGAGTTTATAGAGGGATTAAACACTTTAAGACACGGTAATCAAGGCAAAGGGATACTAGTAGTACCGACATACGAGATATCTAACAAACTCTTAGAAGTCGGCGAACTTTGGGGGAATTTTTACAAAGATGTCGAAGAGTTTAAAAGACTATCAAACTCAAACGATGAAAAAACAAAAGAGCTTGAAAAAATCATTGCATCAATATACAAAAATAATACCGTACTCTTAAATAATGTTGATAAGCTTGTAACAATGTATACAAATTACAGCGAAGACAAAACCAACTTTATCAAAAGTTTTCAATACTCTTCAGGTGCCATACTTTTTATACTTTTCATATACTCGCTATTACAGTTAAAATCTATAGAGTCGCATGTTGATTCATTTATGCAGTACTCAAAAATGCTTGTAAACAACGAAGATATATCAAACTTAGTCCC from the Sulfurimonas sp. genome contains:
- a CDS encoding GNAT family N-acetyltransferase produces the protein MQIRELDLKELLMVYEVVSQLRTTLTYDEFEDLIYEMRKSEYKMIGIIDKEMLIAYAGIAIQTNLYHKRHLFVFDLVTDEKYRGKKYGAMMLEYLHDYAKMGMCENIVLSSGFAREKAHKFYEKNGFIKTSFVFLKSVRK
- a CDS encoding FAD-dependent oxidoreductase; its protein translation is MSIKNFEVIIIGAGVSGTALAYELARYTDIKSIGIIEKYEDIATLNSSATSNSQTIHVGDIETNYTIQKAAITKRTAKMVEKYCLQHNYQNEIIFSHQKMALGVGKEEVEFLLHRYEEFSELFPYLEVWNKEKLKELEPRVVFDENGNERKEEIVGIGTRGQWTTVDYKKLSKSFIENAKKEEGISVELFLNSKVEEIKKSKKRGYVVKTEDKRFYADFVVVDAGAHSLFLAHKMGFGLNLGCLPVAGSFYMTNEKMLNGKVYMIQNPKLPFAALHGDPDILAGGNTRFGPTALILPKLERYKSGTYMDFIKTLRFDKNIAIALWKLLKESDIRNYIFRNFLFEIPFINKYFFLKDARKIVPSLKADEFKYAEGFGGIRPQVLNKDEQKLLLGEASIYTGEGVIFNMTPSPGATSCLGNAERDLKYIVKYLGKNFNEEKFKDELTDGEYCALPQPIASQKAVVNLIRAEIQKTQEKFFQELHIGKPDADFWDKPHSKI
- a CDS encoding ATP-binding cassette domain-containing protein, which produces MVTVQNLVMRYGNRVLFQDINLKLDRHKRYGLIGANGAGKTTFLKILSGQIKEYEGEIIIPKTNKVGVLGQNQYAYEDFTIADAVLYGNKRLYDAIKEKEEIYATGDFEDDAVNDRLAELEVICVEEDPTYEYDVNIAKILENVGIPASKHNDLMSTLDSADKFKVLLAQVLYPKPDVLFLDEPTNNLDIQTISWLEHELQRHEGTMVVISHDRHFLNSVVTNILDVDYQKIREFTGNYDDWYIAANVIAKQQELNNAKKEKEKEQLEAFVRRFSANASKAKQATSRQKQLDKLVIDDIKPSSRRDPSIVFKPKRVMGDEALNIININHSYGDNEVLKNISLKFEPDEKVALIGPNGAGKTTLLKIIMEEMKPSSGEIHWGATIENSYFPQDTADIIKGEGTLYDWLRGFDPKRDIAEIRNCLGRMLFSGEQQEKSVVSISGGEKHRMMLSKMMLEGGNFLVLDEPSNHLDLEAIVALGEALYNFKGNVICVSHDRELLDAFANRVIELRADGTYVDFKGSYEEFAEAKENGQI
- a CDS encoding DUF5718 family protein; its protein translation is MDKYKDFLGLGIAGNFALHLAQAGEEEDFKEIITADEAAPKGMFPFYLPKHVQEAKDILNTCPLSNSAIKLPPQDVNVQAEPEVALLCDFVYENNRLSKIIPTYFGAYNDCSIRVAGASKISDKKNWGENSKGVSEKLIQIDRFDSGGIMDSYSICSFLKRDNEIHAYGEDVELGGYSYFYEKLLDWMVNQINTQENFGPLEPLGEYIFRCENPTKAIISIGATRYTHYGETTFLKEGDEIIIAVYNRTKTTSQNILESIKNDSYNLLDASILRQKVL
- a CDS encoding translation initiation factor; its protein translation is MSRGKKLDIFIGAEIEDGWAKVESPRKTDVQDEILEPQKHFLVFKKEKRRGKTVTLVGEFHLSQNDSETILKSLKKKLGCGGTLKDGWMEFQGELKDKLRVLLVESGFRFKHGH
- the gdhA gene encoding NADP-specific glutamate dehydrogenase, which translates into the protein MPYVKEVLDYLRRTSPAQNEFYQAAEEVLESLKPLIRQYPKYAKYKIIERIVEPERQILFRVNWLDDKGEIQVNKGYRIEFNSALGPYKGGLRFHPSVNAGVIKFLGFEQIFKNSLTGLQIGGAKGGSDFDPKGKSDNEIMKFCQAFISELYRHIGATTDVPAGDIGVGAREIGYMFGMYKKLSNRYEGVFTGKSLKWGGSLARTEATGYGVVYFAKYMLEDRGKSLEGKKCVVSGSGNVALHTIEKLYHLGALPVTCSDSGGMIYDENGVDLELLKEIKEVKRERLSEYIKYKPNAKYTPVERYPIGCNGVYTIECFAAFPCATQNELNLNDAKNLLANGCLCLTEGANMPSTNEAVNLFVESKICYGPGKAANAGGVATSQLEMAQNASMTSWSFEDVDAKLSKIMKNIYVNASQTAAEFGEPANLVLGANIAGFRKVADAMIEQGLV
- a CDS encoding diguanylate cyclase, with amino-acid sequence MNFIEALKLKSKLLFIFIIVTIGLVIIGVMGAINLNSMKKNLDSLYFGSLVPVIELNKILQSYRGNLANTLYKAKNSEITPDEVKLQIKFSVKTIEKEWKNYEYHFKRYEEFPYVEYTAAEIKTTNEYFLNILKGIEDGYNVKDLSMSNVEKKITHIYSVVSKLIDYEIDIAQYERKNFLNLYNSILLKVGAVLIIVIFGVMIISYYVFKSIKNDQTTLEITTKKLKIANKKLENASYTDSLTGLYNRRYFNLVYDREIRRAKRTHSYITFIMLDIDYFKQYNDTYGHLEGDKALKSVAKVLKDALNRPSDFIFRLGGEEFGILLSETSESDSVMIAGNICDLVRESKIEHKGSKANKFLTISIGVACCIADEALDEEVLISRADEMLYSAKESGRDRYDITTNVSTATPQIVEEESA
- a CDS encoding Crp/Fnr family transcriptional regulator translates to MIKYTIMNEKLNFIKQLSFFNSLDSEKLNLINSMSKIITYPKNSILYYENDINNKIFFLVSGLLKVYKIDKFENEIFLYYIHKNSLISELTTLDNDTIRCFANAEFMEESVVLEVDFSEFKAEFLSKNILNNEFINEILLKTQQLHCVVNRELVFDATAKVAFSLCDDLDMFNSLKRHEVSFMLHIQPETLSRVLNKLKRSAIIDIENSNIVILNKKMLQNIYRGDA
- a CDS encoding type IV pili methyl-accepting chemotaxis transducer N-terminal domain-containing protein, which codes for MIKSNKISTKIKLIGALLIFLMASVIATTIYLNQQNIKDALLINIAGKQRMLTQKIVKNIFYTHYNSLKDFHEVDEACNEFIEGLNTLRHGNQGKGILVVPTYEISNKLLEVGELWGNFYKDVEEFKRLSNSNDEKTKELEKIIASIYKNNTVLLNNVDKLVTMYTNYSEDKTNFIKSFQYSSGAILFILFIYSLLQLKSIESHVDSFMQYSKMLVNNEDISNLVPLKVEAESESEIVEVSDTINCFIKKINSAVDYSNEALLQSQKASSKLEELTDEFDTILDELKDKSLAFKHLNNSEDMVIESTEELMNSTKKLSNLKKELDKLIKSCQELK